The sequence GATTTTATTTGTATAACTATAGGTACAGGTATTGGTGGAGGGGTTGTTTTAAATAATGAAATCCTAAGAGGAGATACTTGTGTAGCAGCTGAGTTTGGTCATATTCAAATAGTTAAAGATGGAATCCAATGTTTATGTGGAAAAAAAGGTTGTTATGAAAGATATGCTTCAGCAACTGCACTAATGAGAATGGCTAAAGAAGCAACAGGAAAAGATATGAATGGAAAAGAGATTTTTGATTTAGAAAAATCTGGAGATCTAACAATGAAAAAAATAATAAGCGAATGGGTAGACTATTTTACAGATGGTTTAAGCACAATAGCTTATATTTTCAATCCATCATTAATTGTGATAGGTGGAGGAGTAACAAAACAAGGAGATTATCTTCTTGATAAATTTAATGAAAGCTTAAGTTCTAAATTAGGACCAAACTTTAAAAAGAACTTAAAGTTAAAATTTGCAGAGTTAGGAAACAATGCAGGAATGTTAGGAGCAACATATTTATTACTAAAAAAAGTGGGAAGAATTTAGTTATAGATAGAAATAAAAAGATAAATATATTATCAAGGAGCAGAGAACAATGATATATGGAGAAATAAAAGAGTTAAATCAATATAGAGGAATTTCTAAAAATTTAGACAAAGCTATTGATTATATTTTAAGTGGAAAATATAAAGATGGAGTTCCTGGGAAAAATGAGATAGATGGAGATAATTTATATTTTAACTATCCAAATTGTCCAATGACAAAAGAATTAAAAGATGGATTCTTTGAAGGACATAAACAATATATAGATATTCATGTTGTTATTTCAGGAGAAGAAAACTTAGGGTATACTCCACGTCCAGAAGTAACTTTAACAAAAGAGTATGATGAAGCAGGGGACTATGAATTATATGATGGTGAAGTAAAAAATATGTTCCATTTAACACCTGAAAGATTTGTTATGTTTTTCCCTGAAGAACCACACATGGCATTATTAAAAGTTGGAGAAGTAAAACAAATAACAAAAGTTATTTTTAAAGTTTTAGTTTAATTTAGATAAGCTAAGGGAGAAGATAAAAATGAGTAAATTTGAACAAGTAAAAGGAAAATTAATAGTTTCTTGTCAAGCTTTAGAAGATGAACCATTACATAGTTCATTTATTATGGGAAGAATGGCATATGCTGCTTTTGTAGGAGGAGCATCTGGAATTAGAGCAAATACAGTAGTTGATATTCAAGAGATCAAAAAAAATGTAGAACTTCCTATAATTGGAATAATTAAAAAACAATATGGAGATAACCAAGTATATATTACACCAACTATGATAGAGATAGAAGCTCTAGTAGCTGAAGGTGTAGATGTAATAGCACTTGATGGAACAAAAAGAGAGAGACCTGATGGAAGAACTCTTGAAGATTTAATGAAAAAAGCAAAAACAAAATATCCAAATCAAATGTTTATGGCAGATATCTCTTGTGTAGAAGAAGCTGTTGAAGCTCAAAGAGTTGGATTTGATATAGTTGGAACTACATTAGTAGGATATACAGAGTATACTAAAGGAAACGATCCTTTAACTGAGTTAGAAAAAGTTGTAAAAGCTGTTTCAATTCCAGTTATTGGAGAAGGAAATTTAGATACTCCAGCTAAAGCAAGAAAAGCTCTTGAAGTAGGGGCTTATGCAGTAGTTGTAGGAGGAGCTATAACAAGACCTCAACAAATAACTAAAAAATTTGTTACTGAAATGGCAAAATAATTGAAAGATAAAGAACTTCTTAACATAAAGTTAGGAAGTTTTTTTATATATAATGATAATTTTTTATACTAAAAGATAGTATAAAAATCTTAAGTTTCAATATAGATTAAAGAAAGTTTATATTTATAGAACAATAGTTTAATAATTATATTGAGTGAAAATAAAAAAAAAGTTTAAAAAATTAAAGATATGTATTTTAAATTGACATATAAAAAATAATTTAAAAAAAATATGAAAAAAAAGAAAATAGTAGGAAGAAAAAAATTATAAAATTGAAGATAGAAAATTAAAAACTATACACAAAAAGAGCAAAAAATACACTTTAATTTTCTTGAAAAATTAAACTATATGCTATACACTTCATAGTAGATAAGTTTATTTTGTTTATAGAAAAGATAAGTGGGGACAATAAGGGTATTAAATAAAAATTTAAATAATATTTTGAGGTGAGAAATTTGAAAAAAACTAAAATCGTTTGTACGATAGGGCCAAAATCTGAATCAGTAGAAATGCTAAGAAAATTACTAGATGCAGGAATGAACATGATGAGAATGAACTTCTCTCACGGAGATTACGAAGAACACGGAAATAGAATAAAAAATTTAAGACAAGTAATGGCTGAAACTGGAAAAAGAGCAGCTATTGTACTAGATACAAAAGGACCTGAAATCAGAACTATCAAACTTGTAAATGGTGAAGATGTAAAAATCGTTTCAGGACAAAACTTTACATTCACTACAGACAGAACAGTTATTGGAGACGAAACAAGAGTTGCAGTAACTTATGAAGGATTCACTTCAGACTTAAAAGCTGGAGATACAGTTCTTGTAGATGATGGATTATTAGAATTCACAGTTACTGAAGTAGTTGGAAATGAAGTAAGATGTGTTGCTCAAAACAACGGAGAATTAGGAGAAAACAAAGGAGTTAACCTACCTAACGTATCTGTAAATCTTCCAGCACTTTCTGAAAAAGATATTAACGACTTAAAATTCGGATGCGAACAAGGAATTGATTATGTAGCAGCTTCATTCATCAGAAAAGCTGACGACGTAAGAGCAGTAAGAAGAGTACTAGATGAAAACGGTGGACAAAACGTTCAAATTATCTCTAAAATAGAAAACCAAGAAGGAGTAGACAACTTCGAAGAAATTCTTGCTCTATCTGATGGAATCATGGTAGCAAGAGGAGACCTTGGAGTAGAAGTTCCAGTTGAAGATGTACCAGTAGCACAAAAAATGATGATCAACAGATGTAATGCAGTTGGAAAAGTTGTTATTACAGCTACTCAAATGCTAGATTCAATGATCAAAAACCCAAGACCTACAAGAGCAGAAGTAAACGACGTTGCTAATGCAATACTTGATGGTACAGATTGTGTAATGCTTTCTGGAGAATCAGCAAAAGGAAAATATCCAGTAGAAGCAGTTACTGTAATGGCTAGAATTGCTGAAAAAATGGATCCATTAGTAAAACCAACAAACAAATGTGCTAACGAAGAAATAACAATCACTTCAGCAGTTGCAAAAGGAACAGCAGAAGTAAGCGAATCTTTAGGAGCAAAAGTTATAGTTGTAGCAACTCAATCAGGAAGAGCAGCTAGAGACATGAGAAGATACTTCCCAACAGCAACAATCCTAGCTATAACAAACAACGAAAAAACAGCTAACCAATTAATGATTTCAAGAGGAGTAGTTCCATTTGTTGATGGAAATGCAGAAAGCTTAGATTCATTCTTCGCACTAGCTGAAAAAGTAGCAGTAGAATTAGGATTAGCTACAACTGGAGATATCATCGTAGCAACTTGTGGAGAAAGCGTATTCAAACAAGGAACTACAAACTCAGTTAAAGTAATAGAAGTAAAATAATTTTTTAAGAAAAATTTTAAATAAAATTTAAACTATGGTATAATTTTGATAGAACAAAAAAACTAGGAGGTTTTTTAAAAATGACAAGAATAGCTGATGTAGTAGCAAGAGAAATCCTTGACTCAAGAGGAAACCCTACAGTAGAAGTAGACGTAATACTAGAATGTGGAGCAAAAGGAAGAGCAGCAGTTCCATCTGGAGCTTCAACAGGAGCTTATGAAGCAGTAGAATTAAGAGATGGAGATAAATCAAGATACCTTGGAAAAGGTGTTCTTACAGCTGTAAACAATGTAAACACTGAAATCAGAGAAGCAATCTTAGGAATGGACGCATTAGATCAAGTTGCAGTAGATACAAAAATGATCGAATTAGACGGAACTCCTAACAAAGGAAGACTAGGAGCAAATGCAATTCTTGGTGTATCTTTAGCATTAGCTAAAGCAGCAGCAGAAGCATTAGGAATGCCTCTATACAAATACCTTGGAGGAGTAAACACTAAAGAATTACCTCTACCAATGATGAACATCCTTAATGGAGGATCACACGCTGACTCTGCAGTTGACGTTCAAGAATTCATGATCCAACCAGTTGGAGCAAAAGATTTCAAAGAAGCTATGAGAATGGGAT comes from uncultured Fusobacterium sp. and encodes:
- a CDS encoding N-acetylmannosamine-6-phosphate 2-epimerase encodes the protein MSKFEQVKGKLIVSCQALEDEPLHSSFIMGRMAYAAFVGGASGIRANTVVDIQEIKKNVELPIIGIIKKQYGDNQVYITPTMIEIEALVAEGVDVIALDGTKRERPDGRTLEDLMKKAKTKYPNQMFMADISCVEEAVEAQRVGFDIVGTTLVGYTEYTKGNDPLTELEKVVKAVSIPVIGEGNLDTPAKARKALEVGAYAVVVGGAITRPQQITKKFVTEMAK
- a CDS encoding ROK family protein yields the protein MKIVGIDIGGTMIKYGLISLTGEILASGETSTEADKGVENLFNKLVTIVESYSKEEILGIAVSGTGQIDGSIGKVVGGNDIIPGWIGTNLVERLENKFSLPAVLENDVNCAALGEKWLGAGRGEKDFICITIGTGIGGGVVLNNEILRGDTCVAAEFGHIQIVKDGIQCLCGKKGCYERYASATALMRMAKEATGKDMNGKEIFDLEKSGDLTMKKIISEWVDYFTDGLSTIAYIFNPSLIVIGGGVTKQGDYLLDKFNESLSSKLGPNFKKNLKLKFAELGNNAGMLGATYLLLKKVGRI
- a CDS encoding YhcH/YjgK/YiaL family protein; its protein translation is MIYGEIKELNQYRGISKNLDKAIDYILSGKYKDGVPGKNEIDGDNLYFNYPNCPMTKELKDGFFEGHKQYIDIHVVISGEENLGYTPRPEVTLTKEYDEAGDYELYDGEVKNMFHLTPERFVMFFPEEPHMALLKVGEVKQITKVIFKVLV
- the pykF gene encoding pyruvate kinase PykF — its product is MKKTKIVCTIGPKSESVEMLRKLLDAGMNMMRMNFSHGDYEEHGNRIKNLRQVMAETGKRAAIVLDTKGPEIRTIKLVNGEDVKIVSGQNFTFTTDRTVIGDETRVAVTYEGFTSDLKAGDTVLVDDGLLEFTVTEVVGNEVRCVAQNNGELGENKGVNLPNVSVNLPALSEKDINDLKFGCEQGIDYVAASFIRKADDVRAVRRVLDENGGQNVQIISKIENQEGVDNFEEILALSDGIMVARGDLGVEVPVEDVPVAQKMMINRCNAVGKVVITATQMLDSMIKNPRPTRAEVNDVANAILDGTDCVMLSGESAKGKYPVEAVTVMARIAEKMDPLVKPTNKCANEEITITSAVAKGTAEVSESLGAKVIVVATQSGRAARDMRRYFPTATILAITNNEKTANQLMISRGVVPFVDGNAESLDSFFALAEKVAVELGLATTGDIIVATCGESVFKQGTTNSVKVIEVK